The Streptomyces canus DNA segment CGGGGACTGCGGAGTCGGGTCGTAGAGGTCGAGGTCGTCCCAGCGGGCGGGCAGCCTTCCGATCGCGTCTCGGCCCTCGCTCAGGAGGTCCCAGTACTCCTCGGGGCTGGCGATCTCGCCGGGGAAGCGACAGGCCATCGACACGATCGCGATCGGCTCCGTCCGCTGCTCCTCGAGCTCGGCGTTGCGCTGCTGTAGCTGCAGCACTGCTGCCATCGCGCGGCGCAGGCGGTCCTCGTTCCCGGGCCTGTTCACATCCGTCATTCGACTCGACTCCGTCACTTTTTCCTACGGCGTGGCGTAGATACTGGAATGTCGATTCCCGAGCAGGGATCGGCGCGCTCGGCAAACGCAAGAGAGCCGCATCGCGAGGGGCGATGCGGCTCGGAATGCGACTCTCTTGGGTACTCAGAGGCCTTCAAGGCTTCGGGCGCTGAATTCAATTCACGTAGGCCCGGAAAGTCTGGGCGTCAGGTTTTGGACACAGTACGCCCGCCGGAACAGTGTGACAGAGGACGCGGCTCGCCGTCAACGCTTGCTTGGGGAGAAACCGCTGTTCTGCGGGATGCGATGGGGCGTGATGTCCATTTCGCGACGGGGTTCGAGATTCGCTCAAGAAATGCTTGACAGTGGTTTTCTTGAGCGGTTCTCGACCACTCATCCGTTGCCGTCGGCCCGGACTCTCATTCCGTCGATCATGCAGCTGAGGCCGAACGCGAAGTGGTCGTCCCATTCGCGGGCCTCGCCGGCCTCGAGGTTGACCCGCATGCGTGGGTAGTTGTTCCCGAGTGCGTCCAGCATCGGCGGCAGCCACATGGCCTTGACGTCGTCGGGCTTCAGGCCGGACTCACGCATCTTAATGATCCACTTCACCTCGTCGGCGGCGAAGCCCAGAACGAAGTTCACGAGGGTGCCCACGGCGCGGTAGGCAGCGGGCGGGCGGAACCCGCCCTTCTC contains these protein-coding regions:
- a CDS encoding beta-ketoacyl synthase N-terminal-like domain-containing protein, which produces MTDVNRPGNEDRLRRAMAAVLQLQQRNAELEEQRTEPIAIVSMACRFPGEIASPEEYWDLLSEGRDAIGRLPARWDDLDLYDPTPQSP